One Halostagnicola kamekurae DNA segment encodes these proteins:
- a CDS encoding DUF6159 family protein: protein MGLLSRVRTGFTLTRRSFSVTRHNPTLAVYPLLMLITVAVATAALFYALVASLGFGVEHGIVNLDQSDRLVNALLIAGLFMFYLVLTFISTFFSTALVHASHDAFAGRQPDTYRSLILAKESVGSIFVWSVVSATIGVVLQLVGRRIQITSLLFSMAWAAMTFFIVPVIALEQPSIRGMLTRSGAAFKDAWGESAVGATGIGMVQGVIVLIGGLVAVSVSVTTGNSQLVLTIGAITMIMMLLLGSTVGGIVKTALYLHANEGELPGEFAGINPDELVTETNQSPTSNFETDLKSDQL, encoded by the coding sequence ATGGGACTTCTTTCCCGAGTTCGAACGGGTTTTACACTCACTCGCCGCAGCTTCTCGGTTACACGACATAATCCGACACTTGCCGTGTATCCATTACTAATGCTCATCACAGTTGCCGTTGCCACAGCAGCACTATTCTATGCCCTAGTGGCGAGCCTTGGTTTCGGTGTTGAGCACGGGATTGTCAACCTAGATCAATCTGATCGGCTTGTTAACGCTCTGTTGATAGCTGGACTATTTATGTTTTATCTCGTCCTCACGTTCATCTCCACATTCTTCTCGACAGCGTTAGTTCACGCAAGCCATGACGCATTCGCTGGAAGACAACCGGACACATATCGAAGTCTAATATTAGCGAAAGAATCAGTCGGTTCGATTTTTGTCTGGTCAGTAGTGTCCGCAACGATTGGCGTCGTTCTCCAACTGGTTGGCCGTCGAATTCAAATCACGTCGCTGCTCTTTTCGATGGCATGGGCAGCAATGACATTCTTCATCGTCCCGGTAATCGCCCTCGAACAACCCTCGATAAGAGGAATGCTTACACGAAGTGGAGCGGCCTTCAAAGATGCCTGGGGCGAAAGTGCGGTCGGCGCAACCGGAATCGGGATGGTTCAGGGAGTAATTGTCCTGATCGGCGGACTTGTCGCGGTGAGCGTCTCGGTTACGACTGGAAACAGCCAGCTAGTTCTGACAATAGGAGCTATAACGATGATTATGATGCTTCTCCTTGGATCAACTGTTGGCGGGATCGTCAAGACTGCCCTGTATCTGCACGCCAACGAAGGTGAGTTGCCTGGTGAATTTGCGGGGATAAATCCTGACGAATTGGTCACGGAAACCAATCAGTCGCCGACTTCGAACTTCGAAACGGATTTGAAATCTGATCAACTGTAG
- a CDS encoding DUF6159 family protein, which produces MARRSGRVLRSHPKLLVFPLIGGLSGIAFIATLFGSLYLTESVQEPGMILYGALFVAYFVETFVASFFTAALVSATRTVFHGEEPSIRKALGTAWQRKLPLVIWSLVAATVGVIIRLIQSEEGIGAQIAAAIFAAAWSVMTYFVVPVIVFRDPSATEMLKESATTFKDTWGESVGAMATIDIFSLLLALVGLGLGILTFVLTGGTGIQLLATVLIGGSAFVFGLLIGKALSGVAKTALYVYATESTAPEYFDDMNFSEIAGENSESARTLGDRLGDSGGGQI; this is translated from the coding sequence ATGGCACGCCGGAGCGGCCGCGTGCTCAGATCCCATCCAAAACTATTGGTGTTCCCGCTCATCGGCGGACTCTCCGGTATCGCGTTCATCGCAACGCTATTCGGAAGTCTGTACCTCACGGAGTCCGTCCAGGAGCCCGGGATGATACTATACGGTGCATTGTTCGTCGCCTACTTCGTCGAAACGTTCGTCGCGTCGTTCTTCACGGCGGCGCTCGTCTCGGCGACGCGCACCGTCTTCCATGGTGAGGAGCCGTCGATCCGTAAGGCGCTAGGCACCGCGTGGCAGCGAAAACTTCCGCTGGTGATCTGGTCGCTCGTAGCCGCAACCGTCGGCGTTATCATCCGACTCATCCAGTCCGAAGAGGGAATCGGGGCCCAAATCGCCGCGGCCATCTTCGCGGCCGCGTGGAGCGTGATGACCTACTTCGTCGTCCCCGTCATCGTTTTCCGCGACCCCTCGGCCACGGAGATGCTGAAAGAGAGTGCAACCACGTTCAAAGACACGTGGGGGGAGTCAGTTGGCGCGATGGCAACGATCGATATCTTCTCGCTCCTTCTGGCACTCGTCGGCCTTGGGCTCGGCATCCTCACGTTCGTCCTGACCGGCGGCACGGGCATCCAGCTGCTGGCGACCGTGCTGATCGGTGGCTCTGCCTTTGTCTTCGGGCTTCTGATCGGGAAAGCTCTCAGCGGCGTCGCCAAGACCGCGCTGTACGTCTACGCGACCGAAAGCACCGCGCCGGAGTACTTCGACGACATGAATTTCAGTGAGATTGCCGGTGAGAACTCGGAATCCGCGCGGACTCTCGGGGATCGGTTGGGTGACTCGGGTGGCGGCCAGATCTGA